One stretch of Periplaneta americana isolate PAMFEO1 chromosome 1, P.americana_PAMFEO1_priV1, whole genome shotgun sequence DNA includes these proteins:
- the LOC138715875 gene encoding uncharacterized protein isoform X3, producing MPPVKFCCQRADTTGMIHIPPGDTNSRNGFNKKSPLSFLANIFKRKKSQDDQSNVEFEEPSVGNMDRSSEHHSSVPTYGYGAMPRVPSTLSVTAVDIMVQAPCCPPSPAISSLTLTPGRTRDIDQDMEALRLSRQDNPFLQVLASRESLVDSLEESESDDANLMSQEFPADLDVDPLTLPEIHEHMIRSPPPTTWPKSPNFKVFRFPMQSSDDDSSQESLHRYEKKSPLKVVSPRHSRINLDELSAEALGSSSSQPTICSRLISPRPHHRSTCDTRDRSSNPFSLLNPDVRRMHTNVADDNVLLVSSKNDNEYPQQRKFELKTPPPKLPLLSSKRPA from the exons ACGGGAATGATTCACATTCCTCCTGGTGATACAAATAGTAGAAATGGATTCAACAAGAAGTCACCACTTTCTTTCTTAGCTAACATTTTTAAACGTAAAAAATCGCAAGATGACCAAAGTAATGTAGAATTTGAAGAACCCTCTGTTGGAAACATGGATAGGTCGTCTGAGCATCATT CGTCTGTGCCAACTTACGGATATGGAGCAATGCCAAGAGTTCCTTCCACACTTTCAGTAACTGCAGTGGACATCATGGTGCAGGCACCGTGCTGTCCCCCCTCCCCTGCCATATCCAGCCTTACTTTAACCCCAGGGCGTACTCGTGACATCGATCAGGATATGGAAGCTTTAAGGCTGTCTCGTCAGGATAACCCATTCCTCCAG GTTCTGGCTAGCAGGGAAAGCCTGGTTGATAGCTTGGAAGAGTCAGAGTCTGACGATGCTAATCTAATGTCTCAG gaATTTCCTGCAGATCTGGATGTGGATCCGCTGACATTGCCAGAGATCCATGAGCACATGATTCGAAGCCCACCACCTACTACTTGGCCCAAGTCACCAAACTTCAAGGTATTCCGCTTCCCCATGCAATCAAGTGATGACGACTCAAGCCAG GAAAGTTTACATCGCTATGAAAAGAAGTCGCCGTTGAAAGTTGTTTCTCCAAGACATTCACGTATAAATCTGGACGAGCTGTCTGCTGAAGCATTGGGGTCTTCGTCTAGTCAACCCACCATTTGTTCTAGGCTCATCTCTCCTCGTCCACACCATCGTTCCACCTGTGACACTAGAG ATCGCAGCTCCAACCCATTCTCTCTGCTCAACCCAGACGTGCGTCGCATGCATACAAACGTCGCTGATGACAACGTGCTGTTGGTGTCGTCTAAGAATGATAATGAATACCCACAACAGCGCAAATTCGAGCTAAAAACTCCTCCTCCAAAGTTACCACTGCTGTCTAGCAAGAGACCTGCATAA